A section of the Methanosarcina mazei S-6 genome encodes:
- a CDS encoding acyl-CoA thioesterase gives MFSINVSPRFGDIDGLGHVNNTVLPVWFEIGRNPIFRLFSPDLDLSPDVWHLILVRIEFDFLSQMYFRSDVEIRTYITKIGNSSFTVGHEAWQEGELKVRGQAVLVYYDFKLQKSIPLPESIREILKAHMFPSMDSSSSDAETGTDSPCSI, from the coding sequence ATGTTCAGTATAAACGTAAGTCCGCGCTTTGGAGATATTGACGGTCTCGGGCACGTAAATAACACAGTCCTTCCGGTCTGGTTCGAAATAGGAAGAAACCCAATTTTCAGGCTTTTCTCCCCGGACCTTGACCTCAGCCCTGATGTGTGGCATCTGATACTTGTCAGAATTGAGTTTGATTTTCTGAGCCAGATGTATTTCAGATCCGATGTTGAAATCAGGACTTACATTACAAAAATCGGGAACAGTTCCTTTACTGTCGGTCACGAGGCATGGCAGGAAGGGGAACTCAAGGTAAGAGGTCAGGCGGTACTGGTTTACTATGACTTCAAACTCCAGAAATCAATCCCGCTTCCGGAATCAATCCGCGAAATTTTGAAAGCACATATGTTTCCTTCAATGGACTCCTCCTCATCTGACGCGGAAACTGGTACGGATTCTCCCTGCTCAATATAA